One Desulfovibrio aminophilus genomic region harbors:
- a CDS encoding CHASE2 domain-containing protein, giving the protein MSAKPKKRFKTDKLIIFASGLACTCLMALLFVFRPPVLNFLDSKIYDVLLTRGSHKAATDLPLIVDIDEKSLAEYGQWPWPRYRVALLLAKMQSAGALAVGLDILFAEPDRTSPLVLREQLKKELRVDISFQGLPRQLEDNDQVLAGVLASGPFVLGYNFTHAATGVPAHACALKPARVALLSSPAAPKPEQCLHQAREMICPYPPLAQAAPACGFFTTASDMDGILRRVPLLVSWNGKLYPSLALATLMQAAGIGNAVLKLGPAGAESLRVGQAVIPLNSLGEMFVRYQGGAGTFPYVSAADVLADRVDPAKLKDRIAFIGTSAAGLKDLRSTPFDPVYPGVETHATIVDNILAKDFLSIPDWAPGVEFLCMIMVGLLTTLLLTWARAVWFTIPLAAIAVGLWLGAAHAFDDLRMYISPLFSYLALAANFALITAFKFWREERAKKFIHGAFSHYLAPAVISRIMDNPDALTLEGEEKEVTVLFSDVRGFTTLSEKLTPTQVTELLHAYLTPMTRLITENSGTLDKFIGDAIMAFWNAPLDVTDHQFRALSAALAMFDRLEELNREFERTYGFGIQIGVGIHSGRVRVGNMGSADLFDYTLIGDNVNLTSRLESLTKYYGQRILVSDAIRAACAGRFAFTEMDRVRVKGKTEPVTIYTVHTRAQAEAQSEELAAYGHALELYRAARFEEAEAAFADCIARFGDKVLYGMYKERCETLRAHPPGEGWDGVYTHKTK; this is encoded by the coding sequence ATGTCGGCCAAGCCGAAGAAGCGTTTCAAGACGGACAAGCTCATCATTTTTGCTTCCGGCCTCGCCTGCACCTGCCTCATGGCGTTGCTGTTCGTCTTTCGTCCGCCGGTTCTGAATTTCCTGGACTCGAAGATATACGACGTCCTGCTGACGCGCGGCAGCCACAAGGCCGCCACGGACCTGCCGCTCATCGTGGACATCGACGAAAAAAGCCTGGCGGAATACGGCCAGTGGCCCTGGCCGCGCTACCGGGTCGCCCTGCTGCTGGCCAAGATGCAGTCCGCCGGGGCCCTGGCCGTGGGCCTGGACATCCTTTTCGCCGAACCGGACCGGACCTCGCCGCTGGTGCTGCGGGAGCAGCTCAAGAAGGAGCTGCGGGTGGACATCTCCTTCCAGGGCTTGCCGCGGCAGTTGGAGGACAACGACCAGGTCCTGGCCGGGGTTTTGGCCTCGGGCCCGTTCGTGCTCGGCTACAACTTCACCCACGCCGCCACCGGAGTCCCGGCGCATGCCTGCGCCCTCAAGCCCGCGCGCGTGGCCCTGCTCTCCTCCCCCGCCGCGCCCAAGCCCGAGCAATGCCTGCACCAGGCCCGGGAGATGATCTGCCCCTACCCGCCCCTGGCCCAGGCCGCGCCCGCCTGCGGATTCTTCACCACCGCCTCGGATATGGACGGAATCCTGCGCCGCGTGCCCCTGCTCGTGTCCTGGAACGGCAAGCTGTACCCCAGCCTGGCCCTGGCCACGCTCATGCAGGCCGCCGGGATCGGAAACGCGGTGCTCAAGCTCGGCCCGGCCGGGGCCGAATCCCTGCGCGTGGGCCAGGCCGTGATCCCCCTGAACAGCTTGGGCGAAATGTTCGTGCGCTACCAAGGCGGCGCGGGAACCTTCCCCTACGTGAGCGCCGCCGACGTGCTCGCCGACCGGGTAGATCCCGCGAAGCTCAAGGACAGAATCGCGTTCATCGGCACCTCGGCCGCCGGGCTCAAGGATCTGCGGTCCACCCCCTTCGATCCGGTCTATCCCGGCGTGGAGACCCACGCCACCATCGTGGACAACATCCTGGCCAAGGATTTCCTGTCCATCCCGGACTGGGCCCCGGGGGTGGAGTTTCTGTGCATGATCATGGTCGGCCTGCTGACCACCCTGCTGCTCACCTGGGCCCGGGCCGTCTGGTTCACCATCCCCCTGGCGGCCATCGCGGTCGGCCTCTGGCTCGGCGCGGCCCACGCCTTCGACGACCTGCGCATGTACATCTCGCCGCTGTTCTCCTATCTGGCCCTGGCCGCGAACTTCGCCCTGATCACGGCCTTCAAGTTCTGGCGCGAGGAGCGGGCCAAGAAGTTCATCCACGGGGCCTTCTCCCACTACCTGGCTCCGGCGGTCATCTCCCGGATCATGGACAACCCCGACGCCCTGACCCTGGAGGGCGAGGAAAAGGAAGTCACGGTCCTCTTCTCGGACGTGCGCGGCTTCACCACCCTCTCCGAGAAGCTCACGCCCACCCAGGTCACGGAGCTCCTGCACGCCTATCTGACGCCCATGACCCGGCTCATCACCGAGAACTCCGGCACCCTGGACAAGTTCATCGGCGACGCCATCATGGCCTTCTGGAACGCGCCCCTGGACGTGACGGATCACCAGTTCCGGGCCCTCTCGGCCGCCCTGGCCATGTTCGACCGGCTGGAGGAGCTGAACCGCGAATTCGAGCGCACCTACGGATTCGGCATCCAGATCGGCGTGGGCATCCACAGCGGCCGCGTGCGCGTGGGCAACATGGGCTCGGCCGACCTCTTCGACTACACCCTCATCGGCGACAACGTGAACCTCACCTCGCGCCTGGAGAGCCTGACCAAGTACTACGGCCAGCGCATCCTGGTCAGCGACGCCATCCGCGCTGCCTGCGCCGGACGCTTCGCCTTCACGGAGATGGATCGCGTGCGGGTCAAGGGCAAGACCGAACCGGTGACCATCTACACCGTGCACACCCGGGCCCAGGCCGAGGCCCAGTCCGAGGAGCTGGCGGCCTACGGCCACGCCCTGGAGCTCTATCGGGCCGCGCGCTTCGAGGAGGCGGAAGCGGCTTTCGCGGACTGCATCGCCCGCTTCGGGGACAAGGTGCTCTACGGCATGTACAAGGAGCGTTGCGAGACGCTGCGCGCCCATCCGCCCGGCGAGGGCTGGGACGGCGTGTACACGCACAAGACCAAGTAG